GACCTGTTCGCCATCTACGCGGTCATGGCCGCCGTGCTGGCCGTGCGCCCACATGGGCTGTTCGCCAAGACCTCGGGACGCAAAATATGATGAAAACGGATTTCCGCCGCGAACCCGTCTATATCGCCGTTCTGGCGGTGTTACTGGTTCTTGCATTCTTCCTGCCCGGCTGGCTGCGCTTTCTGCTGCAGACCGCGCTTGGGGGCGGGCTGGTGGCGCTTGGCGTCGTGTTGCAGATGCGCGCGGGGCTCGTGAACTTCGGGCAGGGGCTGTATTACTGCATCGGCGGCTACACGGTTGGCATGCTGGCCGCCAAGGCCGGGATCACCGAGGCCGCGATCCTGCTGCCTGCCGCCGTAATTGCCGCGCTGGTCATCGGGGCTGTGCTGGCGCTGCTTCTGTCGCGTTACCGTGAAATATTCTACGCGATGCTGTCGTTGGCCGTGTCGATGATCCTTTACGGGCTTCTGGTCAAGGCGGCGTGGCTGGGATCGACCGACGGATTCAACGTGCCGCCGGTCAGCTATTTCGGTTGGCTGCCCGATCGCGGTGTGCGGCCCGACATCGCCTATGGGGTGACGGCGGTGCTGACGGTGCTGGCTTGCTTCTTGGTCGCGCGCTACCTGCGTTCGGGCGCGGGCATGCTGTGCGAGGCGGTGGCCGAGAACGAGATCCGGCTGGAGTACCTGGGCGCGTCGCCCCGGCGCATCGTCAGCATCACCATCGTCATCGCCGCCGGCCTGTCGGGGCTGGGGGGCGGGATCCTTGCCATTTCCACCGGCCATGTCGATCCGTCGATGACCAACTGGACGACCTCTGGCGGGTTCGTCTTCGTCGCACTGCTGGCGGGGCGGGGCAGCACTATCGCCCCGATCCTGGGCTTCTTCCTTCTGGAACTGGTGCGCACCTATGCGCTCGATTTCGCGCCGAACGCCTGGCAGATGATCCTAGGCGCGGTGATGCTTGCCGTGATCCTGCTGCTACCCGACGGGCTGTGGTCGCTCGTCCAGCGGAGGAGAAAAACATGAGCCGCGACGCCATCCTGATTACCGAGGGGCTGGAGAAACAGTTCGGGGGCGTCGTTGCGGCGCGGGACATCTCGGTTGCGATGTATCCGGGTGAAACGCTGGCCGTGATCGGCGCGAATGGGGCGGGCAAGACCACCTTCGTCAACATGGTGACGGGGTATCTGAAGCCCTCGGCCGGGACGATCCGGTTTCGCGGGCGCGACATCACCGGCATGTCGCCGCGCGACACCGCCCGCAGCGGCATTCGCCGCAGCTTCCAGATCAGCCAGATCTTTCCGCAACTGACCACGCTGGAAAACGTGATAATCGCCGATATCGCGGCGGCTGAATCGGGCGGGGCGCTGTCGGCCCCGGCGTTGACTGGCGAACGGATGGATGCCGCGCGCGCCATCCTTGCCCGCTTCGCGCTGGACGGGTTCGCCGACAGCATCGTGGGCACACTGCCGCAGGGCGTGAAGAAGCAGCTTGACATCGCCATGGCTGCCGTGGGCGACCCGGCGGTGATCCTCCTGGACGAACCCACCTCGGGCGTCTCGGTGGACGAGAAGATCGGCATGATGGAAACGGCCCTTGCCCCGCTGAAGGACGGCGAGACGACGCTTCTGTTCATCGAGCACGACATGGACATCGTCCGCCGCTTCGCCGCGCGGACGGTGGCCTTCTACGAAGGCACGATCCTGGCAGACGGCCCGACCGGGGAGGTGCTACAGAACGACAAGGTTCGCCAATACGTGATCGGGGGTGCCCATGCTTGAGGTCAGGACGCTTGACGTGGCCATCGCCGGCACGCCGATCCTGCGCGGCGCGTCGCTTGACGTGCCGCCGGGCACCACCGCCGGCCTGATCGGGCGCAACGGGGCCGGGAAGACCACCTTCATGCGTGCGGTGATGGGACTGCTTCGCCCCGAGGGCGGGGCGATCCTGCTGGACGAGCGCGACGTGACGGCGGAACCGGCGCATGTTCGCGCGCCGATGGGCGTGGGCTACATGCCCGAGGATCGCCGGCTGATCCCCGAATTCAGCGTCGAGGAGAACATCTTGCTGCCGGTCCATGCCACCGGCGCGGGGGTGGACCGCGCGCGGTTGACGATGATCTATGACCTTATGCCGGAAATCGCGCGTTTCGCCGACCGCAAGGCGCTGGCCCTGTCGGGCGGGCAGCAGAAGCTGGTGGCGCTCGGGAGGGCGCTGATCGTCGGGCATCGGCTGCTGCTGCTGGACGAGCCGTTCGAAGGCGTGGCCCCTGCCCTTGCCCAGCGGCTGATCGAGGTGATCGGCGGTCTGCGCGGCGAAGGCATGTCGGTGCTGCTGTCGGAATCCGACCATGTGCACTCGGCCGATCTCATCGACGAGCTTTTCGTGATCGAACGGGGCGAGATCACAAGACGAACCGCGCAGGCGGCGTAATCCGCTCGCCGGGGCGGCGCCTGAAGCGCGCGGGAGGAGAACCATGAACAGCCGTTGCCGTCCGCTGCGCCGACAGAACCGAAGGAGGAACCCGATGAAAGCCAAGATCAGCCTGCTGCGCGAAATGGGGCTGTCGCGCCCCTATACCGAAAGCCGCCCGCTCGAGATCGTCGAGGCGGATCTGGACGATCCCGGCCCCGGCCAGGTGCTGGTCCGGATGGCGGCGGCGGGGTTGTGTCATTCGGATCTCTCGACCATCAACGGCGACCGTCCCCGGCAGATGCCCGTCGCGCTCGGGCACGAGGCGTCGGGCGTGGTCCAGGCGGTCGGCCCAGGCGTCACGCGCCTGGCAGCCGGCGATCACGTGGTGATGGTCTTTGTGGCGTCCTGCGGCCACTGCATTCCCTGCGCCGAGGGCCGCCCTGCCCTGTGCGAAC
This DNA window, taken from Qingshengfaniella alkalisoli, encodes the following:
- a CDS encoding branched-chain amino acid ABC transporter permease, whose product is MMKTDFRREPVYIAVLAVLLVLAFFLPGWLRFLLQTALGGGLVALGVVLQMRAGLVNFGQGLYYCIGGYTVGMLAAKAGITEAAILLPAAVIAALVIGAVLALLLSRYREIFYAMLSLAVSMILYGLLVKAAWLGSTDGFNVPPVSYFGWLPDRGVRPDIAYGVTAVLTVLACFLVARYLRSGAGMLCEAVAENEIRLEYLGASPRRIVSITIVIAAGLSGLGGGILAISTGHVDPSMTNWTTSGGFVFVALLAGRGSTIAPILGFFLLELVRTYALDFAPNAWQMILGAVMLAVILLLPDGLWSLVQRRRKT
- a CDS encoding ABC transporter ATP-binding protein; the encoded protein is MSRDAILITEGLEKQFGGVVAARDISVAMYPGETLAVIGANGAGKTTFVNMVTGYLKPSAGTIRFRGRDITGMSPRDTARSGIRRSFQISQIFPQLTTLENVIIADIAAAESGGALSAPALTGERMDAARAILARFALDGFADSIVGTLPQGVKKQLDIAMAAVGDPAVILLDEPTSGVSVDEKIGMMETALAPLKDGETTLLFIEHDMDIVRRFAARTVAFYEGTILADGPTGEVLQNDKVRQYVIGGAHA
- a CDS encoding ABC transporter ATP-binding protein → MLEVRTLDVAIAGTPILRGASLDVPPGTTAGLIGRNGAGKTTFMRAVMGLLRPEGGAILLDERDVTAEPAHVRAPMGVGYMPEDRRLIPEFSVEENILLPVHATGAGVDRARLTMIYDLMPEIARFADRKALALSGGQQKLVALGRALIVGHRLLLLDEPFEGVAPALAQRLIEVIGGLRGEGMSVLLSESDHVHSADLIDELFVIERGEITRRTAQAA